The DNA sequence CTGTTTTGATAGATAACACCACAATGATTATAGGCTCTTACCCTGTAATTTCTAATATGGCTCTCTATTAATGTTACAATGGTGAGAATGATGCATGAAAAATTCTGAATAAGTGAGATTAGAAATAGACTTAGTATTTAATAACCTGAAAGTggcatgagagagagagagagagagagagagagagagagagagagagagagagagagagagagagagagagagagagagagagagagagagagagagagagagagagagagagagagagagagagagagagagagagagagagtgagagagagagagagagagtgagagagagagagagaaaataagaGTGCTCTAGGGCTTTCGGGACTTAGAACTTAGGTCCTTTTTTATTTAGCCTAATGCTCTTTATATAGTTTAAAGCTTACAAAAGATCTACATTCAAATATGTTAATATCTCTTAAAAATAGGAGATATTACTCTTTTTATcatatatttaagttataaaaataattaattaatatcctTAAAGGATCAGTAGATATTTTGGGGTTGAAACCCTATTTTTGTGGGTTCTTAGAGCGGTCACGTGGGTGAACTTGTGTTATGATCCGTGCAGGAGGATGACTGTGGGCCTATCATTTGAATGGGCCTTCTTAAAGCTCTTCACCTATGCTGGTCGTACCTCATTTTACATGGGGCTGGCTGACACGTGATTATCCTTCGCCGGCCAAGGTGTGGTCCGGCCAGACCCCCTTGGCAGCCATTTTCTTGTAACTTGATCCTGTTTGAGTGCTTTGATCCCTCATTAATTGGGGTGTTGCATATGGTGATTTGGCTTACCTATTGACATGTTGTACTCCACGTGGCTCTGGTCTTGCCCACATGGATATGTCACATCACATCAAGCTATATTTTTTCCAATTCAAAATCACTTAttagttgatcatagatcaatTGATCTCAATCTTTAGATGATTAAGTTTTAAGCTAATTGCATTATTAgagttctttaatttatttgttaccATCTTACCCGTGGTCTAGctcatacttacatcttggaactcggtagttcaattgagtgtgAGCATTAGCTAGATATGGACATCTATAGTTTCTATGATTATTTAAAAGTGAAATGATagtctcctttgagcttggctaaacgagTTAAATGGTGAGTaatcatttcagtaattataagagtttactaaaatatcatttacaatgAGCTATAAGTGTTTAAGGGATTAAATTCATTGAGGGgcaaaatagaaattttatccCCACTTGATGTAGACCATCTATAGAGAATCATTCATTGTTCTGATCAAAGCAATATTGTATAAtttatagcatatctatattggTAATATATAATGTTCTATGTAATAAAGAGTGCAATTATGGGTTTATAGTGGAGTcacgaaaaattaatataagttAAGAAATGTACTTGGTAAATTTCAAATCAACTTAGTAGGAGTTTGATTTCATAGGCCCATGAAATGTAAAAACTATGTCAAGTTTGATAATTTTCACTAAATTTGGGCTAAATTAAGAAGATAAAAAAAGATTAaggtttatttgtttattaaaacACTTTATGAGTCaaattaataaatgtaatttaaattatattttaattgataatgatttataattattaaattaaaaaaaattaaatagattttaattaaattaataaataaattagaagaggtaaatttatttttaattatgaattgatttaaaataaaggctaattagtaatttttctccatgaactttgacatgtactaaatcgtgccccctgaacttttttggccgttaaaaattctcctcgaactattgagattgttaaatttaaggacttttgtctaattttagtaaaaaattataacatggatgaaagttcaaggggcatgatttagtacttatcaaagtttgaggggcatgatttggtagatatcaaagtctggggagcatggtttagtacataaacaattactgaaacagtaaaattgaattaaattagacaaaagtccttaaatttaacaatctcaatagtttgaggagaatttttaacggccaaaaaagttcaggggacacgatttactacatgtcaaagttcaggggaaaaaattactaattagcctaaaaggGCCTCCATTAGTGGGTTTTGGTCATGGCAATGATTTTTGGGTctaatttatcttttatttattttattaattaatgtaatAAGGTTTAAATAGAAAAGTGATATTGGACGATTTTAATTGgatagaaaatattttttttattattaataaagagttaaaatatattcttaattaaaatattattattttattttaacctaAACCTAATTAGAGtgatatataaagaaaaaaacaagGGTTTGCATCAATTAATGCATTCAGCTAAAAAGAAAATCCTAatgctttctctctctctctctaattcGCACTTTActctctctctacctctcaTAGAATTCTCCCTCTAGTAATTATAGTGTTTGAGTATTTAGCCCATTTTAGTCAAGTGTGATACTCAGGTAATtatggaagattgtgtagaagaTATCTATTGCAAATTCAGATTAAAGAACGATCTAGGTTCATCACTTGAAATACCCTGCTATAGAAAGAGAATCAAAGGGTAGAGTGATTGAACAGAAGGAGTCTTATAATTCTACTGCTTTTTATTTGAGAATCCTAATAAACTTTATGAGTTAACATTATCATTTcagaaaatgatattttaggttgttaggtaattacatttaattatcaACGGGTGTCATAGTAAATAACATCATGGTAAAATAAGTTCTAACAGACTTGGGGTGGTGCGATTTGGAGATGTACGAAGATGGGGGAGGGCTcttggattatttttttttggtttgggaATCAACTGTCCATGGTGGGTATGGAGGTGcgtagaagaaagaagagaaagggAAGAGAGATCGAGAAGGAGTCGAGGTCGGGGTGGAGGTGGTGCTAGGTTTTGGGGTGGGGGTTGGTGGGTGGTGGGTTTTTTGGGGGTGGTTtctaagaaaagaagaagaagaagaagaagaagaagaagaagaagaagaagaagaaaataaattagaaaaaaaaataaaaaataaataatattagttaatttcttaagaaaattaaattgtttaaatcaaaattattgatttgGACCAATAATTTATCAACACGTGATATTTTGAATTAGTAAATATGAATCCGTTAGAAAAGAAAACTAATAGATTTACTAAAGCGATGACTTTAGGGACTATTGGTGTAATTTTTCGAGATTAAGAATTTATATGCATCGAACTGAATTTTTTAGAActtatcactacaaaaaactattacttttagtgacaacttttagtcacaacataatttttttgcgACTAAAtgagtcacaacaaaaaattacttgtgactaaaacatagtataagttacaagttgtcactaatttattagttttagtcacaacaagtattgtgactaaaaatacatttagtcacaataaattgtaatttttgtgactaatacttttatccacggaccttttagtcacaacataagaatcatgatttataattagtcacaattttttcacttttagtcacaagttttgttgtgactaaaagtaaaattttttgtagtgatataacacaattttctcataataaaatattgttattgatcttgaaaaaataaaataaatattattatggaAAAATAACACGTGTTTCAATTGACAACATGCCTGATAGATAATGATCTTTGGAATTAAAGATCACGAGGGGCTAATATTTCAGGAAATCAGATAGGGAAAAGTAAGTTTATTTGTCACCAATATTGACTACTTCTCCTTCTCGTCTTCTATATGATAATTATGGATATTAATTTTATCTTGTAggagaaaaatatataaaaaataatgtttcttttataattgctgcaaatatatatatatttaattttgtctttttttatgtttttatatttttaaaaatcatatTGCATTTActgcaaaataaataattgtataatatagataaaaataaaatgaaattcagagagagagagagaaagacatAGAGTTAATTTCGTTTTACTAAAAGAAAGTACTAACCCTAACAACTTGTTTGCATGTATTTGTTTCTTTCTATCCAATTGTACGTGAGTGAACTTCTTTATGATGTGTATATATAGCTTTCTTATTAATTGTCTTATAGGTGGACATTCCTCTCTATCTCTAGATAAAAGTAAcatattagaaataattttgtttgttttatatGTACTACCCCAGGTGATCTGATTGTTTATCCCAATctaatttatgaaataataaattattatcgTATATCAAATTTGAGCTAGTAGTGTCCAAATCGTTACaagtgaaaaataataataatataataacatcATTAGCGcacaaacaatttttttatacacatatattttatatacgcATATGCAAAATCAATAATTAACTAAGATTATGTTATATTGTCACCTTCAATGGCCTGTATCATAAGAAAAAAATGGCTTTTTAATGAATTACACTTTGTTGCCACAATCAATGGACTCAAGTGGGGCAAAGACCCCCAATAGATACAATGTGCTACCCCACCAAttacattaattataatttaaaattaacagtTCACACACGATCAAACAAGACTCAttcattaataaatttatatatatatatatatatatatattatttttgctcGCTCTTTCACATTGTTCTTTAGTCTTTACCTAAatacattatacatacatacatataatatatatatatatatgcatataatatatcatcCCCTCCATGATTACAAGATGTTATACTAATGGAATGGGATCAATTTACAGAGAGAATAAATAGgtctatatataaaattataaatatattcaaatttatgttccctgaataataataataataataataataataataataataataataataataataataataataataaccatCATCATCTGGGAGACTTTAGTGAGTCGACTTGGGATTTTCCTTGAGGGCCTCTGGTTCTAATGAAAAGCCTATATTGATCAAAAGTCATGGGCAAGTATAGTGGTGGTCTGTCTGGAGTGACAAGCTCCTTCGCTGGCTCTATTGGTATGTCACTTTTCGGATTGTAAAAGAAGGCCATTGAGATCCTCTCTTTCCCTGAATTTACTACTACTCTGTGCTCTACGCTCTTGTACATTGCATTGCTTAAAACCTACGTACATACATACAtttatatgttaattaattgaTATATTAATTCATCAAATTAACATCACACGAAATAATTttcaagatatatatatagtcacCTAACATGGAATAGtcattatatgtataaatatatctaCATGTTTGATCCTACCTAGCTACGGTAGGTATAAATTAAACGTGTATAAAACAAAAGAAGACATACGTTAAATTAATTGGTGTCGctgaatttatatatatgtacctAAAATGGCTGAGATTGAGATATATTCCCTAGTTAGGTTATATAGGCTTTAGTAATATATATGTGATACgacttatttatttaatataaatttctaGGGAAAAAGGTATCTCtcctataattttaaattttattaccaaTACAGTATACATAATACTccacttataaaataaataataaaatatataatctcatataaagtaattaaaattataccaattatttttcatatattgcATGATCACATATCATGCGTGAAAGTattctcataaaaaaaatataatatgcttGAAAGTTATGTTCTGACCTTAAGGCACTTATACTATGAATTATATGGGTACCACCTATGTGTAAATAAAGAATTCGAGAAACTACCGGGAAAAGAAATATTTATATCAATTAATAAAGCTCATAATGGCTTTTCCAATTCGAACACGTTTGAAATgtacagtttttttttattaaatattactaTTCAACCAATTGTTTTAAAACATATCTATTATTTTTAActtgtatatataataatatatcatataaaatGGGTGAGCATGAATGAattgttatatataaaaatatatgatatTGAAGACCTTATCcctatgttatattatttataatacattctatattatatatatatatattatatctttCGAACTATCTGGTTTGAAAATAGTTTTAGTTGATCATATGAAGCACGCCATGTATATCCAGTTTCAGTTTGATATATTATAGTTtccttttcaatatatatatttatatatattgtattcatATATATCAAAGGATCTATCAACAGCTTAgatcatatatattttgtagCTCTATATGTGCCAAGTGCCAACCAAGACATCAATTTTATTTGTAGAATTATTAATAACAACTGAAAAGCCGACAAAGGGAAATTGGTCCCCAAAGCCAAATTTAATGGATAGAAAAGGACACAAAGtaatgtatttaatttttttttttccatctcatattatttcaaaaactcctacctaaaaaaatcaaaatgcatgttCGTGAAACAAATGTGAAAAGATTACCCAAAACTTATTTATGCATTTAAACTATTTGTTTATgggattttattattttcttctttccaaaaaataaacctttcgaaaaaaagagagacaaCGAAATAGTGCcacaaaaatagaaagaaagaaagaaaaaaacgaGGACACGCGCGAAAGTGTGTAGATTTTGATTACAGCCAACAAATTAAACGACTGGTGTGTATATAACTATAGATATAGAGTGACCCCTCCATGTGCTTAATATATGGTGCATGAATATTCTCATCCAAAAACATGATAATCTCATTCACCATAAATATaaaaagtataaatatatattttttaaaatgaaaaaaaaaaagtaggggTCACCTGGATTTGATCACCGATATTGACAATAAAAGCGTGTGGAGCAGGTTTGACTGTTATCCAAGAGTTAGCTTTTCGGACTTGGAGCCCCGTAACTTGGTGCTCCGGTAACAAAAGGGTCATTCCTCCAGGATCCGAATGTGACGACAAACCTAGCGTCAGCTCAGGTTGCGGGCACTTTGGGTAAAAGTTTACTCTCATACATGCTCCAATCTCTTTCCCCCCAAACGCATTTTGTAGAAACTCTTCTTTCAATCCCAAATTCAAAGATAACACCCTCAACAACCTCTCACATAGCTTCACCACTTCTTTACCATATTCATCTATAACTTCTCTACACcaaccaaaaaagaaaaaacagaaattaaagacaaatactattttcatcTCGAGAAAGTGGTcgtggtttatttatttatatatatgtatacctgCAGTTGGAGGGGAGGTGGGGCCATTTATTTTGGTCCTTCAAGGACAATGGAAGGTAGTGAAGAAAATAATAGTCACTCCAATCGAGAATGGCACCTTTTTGTATCCCTAAACGACTTCCGTAGCCTTCGTAAGTTTTGGGGCTGTTTGCATAGAGTTGTTTATCTTGGGCCGGTAAGTGAAAAAACTCACGCCAGATTTGTAAGGCCCGGTCCATAAGTTGGGGGCTAACTCCGTGGTTCACTACTTGGAAGAAACCCCACTCGCGGCACGACTCAGAAACTACTCTCATCGTCTCGGCTCGGACTAAGCTGTCTTCGCTTTCTAAGCCGCTCATGTCGATCACGGGTATGTTAGCGTCCACGTCAGCTTCGGCTTCAGCTGCAGCTTCCGGTACTACGGACCTTTCTGAGCCGATGACGTGGCAGAAAGACGGTCGTTCTGTCGGGGGCTTGATGTATCGTTCTGGGATTGAAGATACACCGCTGTCCGACAAGGACTGGACTCGGACGATTGGCTCAGGCCATTCTTGCGGACTGTTCAtcattgcttttttttttttctgggaaAGTTTGCTCCAATACCGAGGTAAATTGTATTTTAACGTAATCCGTACGATAAAACAAAATACTAGACTAGTAGTTATTGTGTTAAGATtgagattttttatttatttattttattttatatataaaaaaattatataatatgaatatatattagTGGTTTCTTTCTTGTGtggatgagagagagagagagtgatgaGGAGAGTGGTAGCTTAAAGTTGTAAGTAGTGGCGCGGTAGTGAAGTGGACATGAAAGAGAAACGTGAAATATATGGGGTATTTAAAGTATTGAATGTGTGTGGATTTTGAGAGcactttcagccaaataaataataataaatattctaaatggGAGTAAcctatataaatttaatatttatttttaacatattaaatatttggaaaattgtaatttttttttcaatttttgctttgaatttattaaaagaatattaTGAAGTAACTAATACTACATATTTCTATCTAAACTCAATGATCAAGAATTTAAGTCTTATATGTGCACTATTTAAGACAATAATTGAGTTGTAttgacaaaattaaaaaaaaatttatatttttacagacATTAATTACTTttaccgctaaaaataaatattgagtttattcgacttacaaacataaaacttggaatacttatgccgctatttaccttaataaatatatatataaaaaaagaattgtacagtatcattttattttatttttctttcatttttttttctttttgaaacatattattttttcttcttatttaggTTTTAAGtcattcagagaaagagaaacTTTATTAGATGTGTCTCTATGTGTATGGTCGATGTGTCTGGTTTTATATGGGGTGTTCttcatctatttttttttctgaccAAGGTGCTCCTCGTCAGAAAACGTGTCtattgattttttgtttttttagtgtgtaatcttttatttttagtacaataatttacattaaacaTCACACCAAATATTtcactaaataaatatattttatttaaaaatttcacattttatattatttacaataataatttaaaataacaatttATGGTTATATCATATTAAgaatttaaaatcttaaaataatttaataaaatatttgttaaatcaattaaatattacacattaaaaattttaaataaaatcacacctaatattttttaaattattattttacttaatacttatttttatttatgttgttctttttagtattataatttagattatgttgtttttatttgatttattattagtatttttgttatctttattttttatttttcaatttgtttgtattttaaattaacTATTATTTTTGTGATGAATTTTAATTTGAGGACTAAATTGTGaggttaatttttaaaataaataaaaataaatgttagaatgcaaaaaaaaaaacaaaagttttACACCAAATTGGTGTAAACACAAAATTTGGTGCGTCATTAAATAGTGTGAAGATTTCACActaattttgtaaaatggtGCACTATTAGAGATGTTCTAAGACCATCTTGAATGGTTACACCAATTTGGTGTAGAATATTTTGcattttgtacaacaattccAATAGTTCATACTAAATATTACACCCAATATATATTCcactaaattaatatatttaacttAAAAGATAtcacattttatattatatatttatattaataatccaaaataactaatttatgatAGGGAAATTacctcatatactatttttttaattattttttcaaatttacggtttgggtttctaaagtggttgcagcactAGTTGTAATAGGGGTTtctgtacgattttttgttgcaatttcgtttgcagcgctagttgcaatagaggtTTCTATGtgaaattccgtaaaaatacaaaaaaaaaaaaaaaaaaaactgttttgaagtataaaaatgaaaaaaccctTTTATGATATGGTTATACCATGACTActagtaaaaatttataattttaaaataatttagtaaaataaaatatttattaaatcaattaaataatacacattaaaaaaaacttattgaATGATTTAACTTCTATAGTTGATCCTAATATAcgcaattattttcaaaatgagCAAACAAGGATTATGTAAAAATAGCTTACCAACAATATCAAACATCTCAAGAATATATCAAGATTCTCAAAATACTTATTGATATTCTTCAAGGCTAAGATCCTCAAGtgataaaagataaaataaaattaaacattttcaaaaaaaaaaaaaaaaaaaaacctcaagtGATCAATttgattattaaattattattttagttaatgtttATCTTCATTTGTTCTTTTTAGATTTGTAACTTAgtgttatatatttatattttggcGCTAAGGAAGAAAATTTTATTCCAAAAACCTTTGAACTATACACACTACAAAGCAATAACCCAACAATTCAAAGACTATTTATAATAGTCATTATATTTTTCACTCTGGAAGTAACCTTCGAAAAGATACAACAATGGACTCTAACCTTAAGACTAAGCTTAATCTGCCTTCTAATTACCCTCACAGAGCAACATGCAACTTCAAAAaactaaggtggcgtttggtaacacttttgttttttaattttaaaaacagaaaaataaaagtagattttttgtttttaaaattttgtttttaaaaaacaaaaatgtgttctataactacttttgtttttaaattttaaaaacagaaaacaaaagtgtgttctctaaccacttttgttttataattttaaaaacagaaaacaaaagtgtgttttgtaactatttttatttttcaatttaaaaacaaaaaaaataaattttgattttttttttaaataaaaaattatgaatatgatttatttttatttttaaacaaatatataaaaattataaaaaaaaaatcaaataaaaaaatactcattaacaaaattcaaataatttaaaatcacGAAACACATTATCTATAACACTAATCGACAAAgtcataataaaatatgaactaATATTTGTCTAATCTTGaagaaaactattaaaaaagttCTAATTGTAAATAATTCACTCATTATCTTCATCGTCAATTTGCTCTCCATATATGATCAGCAATTTCATCACGGACATTAGTCATTTCACGAAGTTGATCTCTTGAAATGCTAAACTCAACACTATCATTCAAAGTTTCGTGAGTGCTTTGTATAGTAGCATCTTGTACTTCAGGTATGTCTTCATCTCCATTAAAATATACGTCTTTTTCTGCATTTGtccttataaaattattaattgattgTAATCCACGCAAGcaaataaaactaataactcTCCAAACTCATCGTCCGAATCGTCAAGAAGTagattatttttgttgaatGGTGCACCATTTGTAGACATTATCCTGGAGACATTTGGagacaaaatatataataaaaaatattaataagattGTAAATAAAATGAGATAGCTAAAGTAAATAACCAACAAGTCATTCATACAAACAATGTCATACAAACAAAGTCATGCTTACAAACAAAGTCATTCATACAAACTAAATCATTCATAAATCCCAACAATTATAAAGTGTAAAGGCTaaacaaagtaaaaaaaaataataaaattattaaatctgTTCAGATTATGAAGATTTAATAATAACCACCTCACTATCTGTTCCTGCCATCTATTCAATTTACATGTAATTACAAAACTAAttctaaaatttatataaaaaaataataaaattattaaagtcATTGAGTTCAAATTATGAAG is a window from the Cannabis sativa cultivar Pink pepper isolate KNU-18-1 chromosome 1, ASM2916894v1, whole genome shotgun sequence genome containing:
- the LOC115706497 gene encoding jasmonate-induced oxygenase 2-like, whose product is MMNSPQEWPEPIVRVQSLSDSGVSSIPERYIKPPTERPSFCHVIGSERSVVPEAAAEAEADVDANIPVIDMSGLESEDSLVRAETMRVVSESCREWGFFQVVNHGVSPQLMDRALQIWREFFHLPAQDKQLYANSPKTYEGYGSRLGIQKGAILDWSDYYFLHYLPLSLKDQNKWPHLPSNCREVIDEYGKEVVKLCERLLRVLSLNLGLKEEFLQNAFGGKEIGACMRVNFYPKCPQPELTLGLSSHSDPGGMTLLLPEHQVTGLQVRKANSWITVKPAPHAFIVNIGDQIQVLSNAMYKSVEHRVVVNSGKERISMAFFYNPKSDIPIEPAKELVTPDRPPLYLPMTFDQYRLFIRTRGPQGKSQVDSLKSPR